Proteins from one Procambarus clarkii isolate CNS0578487 chromosome 40, FALCON_Pclarkii_2.0, whole genome shotgun sequence genomic window:
- the LOC138372978 gene encoding uro-adherence factor A-like: MTDERRLRKELRKEGIAKALSDTRALQGLSDTRTLQAHSDTRTLQALSDTRTLQALSDTRTLQGLSDTRTLQAHSDTRTLQALSDTRTLQAHSDTRTLQAHSDTRTLQGLSDTRTLQGLSDTRTLQALSDTRTLQALSDTRTLQALSDTRTLQALSDTRTLQALSDTRTLQGLSDTRTLQALSDTRTLQALSDTRTLQALSDTRTLQALSDTRTLQGLSDTRTLQALSDTRTLQALSDTRTLQALSDTRTLQALSDTRTLQGLSDTRTLQALSDTRTLQGLSDTRTLQALSDTRTLQALSDTRTLQGLSDTRTLQAHSDTRTLQALSDTRTLQALSDTRTLQALSDTRTLQALSDTRTLQALSDTRTLQALSDTRTLQALSDTRTLQALSDTRTLQALSDTRTLQALSDTRTLQALSDTRTLQALSDTRPLQALSDTRTQQALLDTRAQQALLDTMTLQVLSDTRAQQALSDPRTLQVLSETRTLQALSDTRTLQALSDTRTLQALSDTRTLQVLSDTRTLQALSDTRAQQALSDTRTLQVLSDTGTLQVLSETRTLQVLSDTRTLQALSDTRTLQALSDTRTLQALSDTRTLQVLSDTGTLQVLSETRTLQVLSDTRTLQALSDTRTSS, encoded by the exons ATGACAGACGAGAGAAGATTACGTAAGGAACTTAGGAAGGAAGGAATAGCGAAG GCGCTCTCAGACACCAGGGCACTACAGGGGCTCTcagacaccaggacactacaggcGCACTcagacaccaggacactacaggcGCTCTcagacaccaggacactacaggcGCTCTcagacaccaggacactacagggGCTCTcagacaccaggacactacaggcGCACTcagacaccaggacactacaggcGCTCTcagacaccaggacactacaggcGCACTcagacaccaggacactacaggcGCACTcagacaccaggacactacagggGCTCTcagacaccaggacactacagggGCTCTcagacaccaggacactacaggcGCTCTcagacaccaggacactacaggcGCTCTcagacaccaggacactacaggcGCTCTcagacaccaggacactacaggcGCTCTcagacaccaggacactacaggcGCTCTcagacaccaggacactacagggGCTCTcagacaccaggacactacaggcGCTCTcagacaccaggacactacaggcGCTCTcagacaccaggacactacaggcGCTCTcagacaccaggacactacaggcGCTCTcagacaccaggacactacagggGCTCTcagacaccaggacactacaggcGCTCTcagacaccaggacactacaggcGCTCTcagacaccaggacactacaggcGCTCTcagacaccaggacactacaggcGCTCTcagacaccaggacactacagggGCTCTcagacaccaggacactacaggcGCTCTcagacaccaggacactacagggGCTCTcagacaccaggacactacaggcGCTCTcagacaccaggacactacaggcGCTCTcagacaccaggacactacagggGCTCTcagacaccaggacactacaggcGCACTcagacaccaggacactacaggcGCTCTcagacaccaggacactacaggcGCTCTcagacaccaggacactacaggcGCTCTcagacaccaggacactacaggcGCTCTcagacaccaggacactacaggcGCTCTcagacaccaggacactacaggcGCTCTcagacaccaggacactacaggcGCTCTcagacaccaggacactacaggcACTCTcagacaccaggacactacaggcGCTCTcagacaccaggacactacaggcGCTCTcagacaccaggacactacaggcGCTCTcagacaccaggacactacaggcGCTCTcagacaccaggccactacaggcGCTCTcagacaccaggacacaacaggcTCTCTTAGACACCAGGGCACAACAGGCTCTCTTAGACACCATGACACTACAGGTGCTCTCAGACACCAGGGCACAACAGGCGCTCTCAGACCCCAGGACACTACAGGTGCTCTCAGAGACCAGGACACTACAGGCGCTCTcagacaccaggacactacaggcGCTCTcagacaccaggacactacaggcGCTCTcagacaccaggacactacaggtGCTCTcagacaccaggacactacaggcGCTCTCAGACACCAGGGCACAACAGGCGCTCTcagacaccaggacactacaggtGCTCTCAGACACCGGGACACTACAGGTGCTCTCAGAGACCAGGACACTACAGGTGCTCTcagacaccaggacactacaggcGCTCTcagacaccaggacactacaggcGCTCTcagacaccaggacactacaggcGCTCTcagacaccaggacactacaggtGCTCTCAGACACCGGGACACTACAGGTGCTCTCAGAGACCAGGACACTACAGGTGCTCTcagacaccaggacactacaggcGCTCTCAGACACCAGGACAAGTTCATAG